The Kineothrix sp. MB12-C1 genome includes a window with the following:
- a CDS encoding DUF3329 domain-containing protein, with translation MNKITLDVKNEKFRRIVFIGMVIISFFMILIYNVFTPAMTDDLSYGKIVAGANSFLDLIRQERHQYATWTGRSVSHMILRSFLMGDKWLFNICNSLVFTALTLFMYYNIENKKKYDIFIYLLINLFLWTFSVSFAQTVLWETGACNYLWGSTIIMGYISAFRYCLKRNYRGNRQVAPAIGLFLLGILAGWCNENTSGGGILLILIWMGFYAWEHKKIRLWMVSGIAGNAIGFLFMTLAPGNANRKQFMEEEHTGIVAMVSRWLKCNLAIRNHFFILLAICIVVFVIVRLQQAQWKKSRNMLIYLFIFIATCYALVLTPEPVARAYFGAGIFLMVGCIQGISDVSDKDLYLKALKISTTAIFALSFFFTYMESGANLMRIYRESSERFAYIEEQKAAGIMDITVPLLRPAFETKYSDAYNSELSEDSAYWVNVAYATYYEVDSITAIPRTEWEEEILTIP, from the coding sequence ATGAACAAGATAACATTGGATGTAAAAAATGAGAAATTCCGCCGCATAGTGTTTATCGGTATGGTGATAATTTCTTTTTTCATGATTCTAATCTACAATGTGTTCACACCAGCTATGACCGATGATTTATCTTATGGCAAAATTGTGGCAGGAGCTAATTCCTTTTTGGACTTGATCCGGCAGGAAAGGCATCAATACGCCACATGGACGGGAAGAAGTGTCAGTCATATGATTCTGAGAAGCTTTCTTATGGGCGATAAATGGCTGTTTAATATATGCAACAGTTTGGTGTTTACCGCTCTCACCCTTTTTATGTATTACAATATCGAAAATAAGAAGAAATACGATATTTTTATCTACCTGTTGATTAATCTATTCCTTTGGACCTTTTCCGTATCCTTTGCCCAGACCGTGTTATGGGAAACGGGAGCCTGTAATTACTTGTGGGGAAGTACAATTATCATGGGCTATATTTCCGCCTTCCGCTACTGTCTGAAAAGGAATTACAGGGGAAATCGGCAGGTAGCGCCTGCCATTGGCCTATTTCTATTGGGGATTCTTGCCGGATGGTGTAATGAGAATACATCCGGAGGCGGAATTTTACTGATCCTTATATGGATGGGATTCTATGCATGGGAGCATAAAAAGATACGCTTATGGATGGTGAGCGGGATAGCAGGCAATGCCATCGGCTTCCTTTTCATGACCTTGGCTCCGGGCAATGCCAATAGGAAGCAGTTTATGGAGGAAGAACATACGGGAATTGTGGCTATGGTATCCAGATGGCTGAAATGCAACCTCGCTATTAGGAATCACTTTTTTATTCTTCTTGCCATCTGTATTGTAGTATTTGTAATTGTAAGGCTTCAGCAGGCACAGTGGAAGAAGAGTAGGAATATGCTCATATATCTTTTTATATTCATAGCGACCTGTTATGCCCTAGTATTGACACCGGAACCGGTGGCACGGGCATATTTCGGCGCAGGGATATTCTTGATGGTCGGCTGTATTCAGGGGATTTCAGATGTATCGGATAAGGATTTGTACTTGAAGGCTCTAAAAATCAGTACGACTGCTATTTTCGCCCTTTCCTTTTTCTTCACTTACATGGAGAGCGGGGCGAATCTAATGAGAATTTATCGGGAAAGTAGTGAGAGATTTGCTTATATAGAAGAACAGAAAGCAGCAGGAATTATGGATATTACGGTTCCTCTCTTACGCCCGGCATTTGAGACGAAATACAGCGATGCCTATAATTCAGAGTTGAGTGAAGACAGCGCATATTGGGTGAATGTAGCATATGCTACTTATTATGAGGTGGATAGTATTACAGCAATACCTCGGACAGAATGGGAAGAAGAAATCTTAACTATCCCATAA
- a CDS encoding SGNH/GDSL hydrolase family protein, protein MKKYIAIVCSFLIFALLAMGCAGAANSSKDAVVAQEIPRATEEMQKENEMAQEELPIEENEVVVPPEELSEPEIEEQPITEEVPENTDENRLQIVFLGDSILDGYRNESGIAYLTGQICDADVYNLAMGGTTAALSTYESAIYEEWTSRSLQGVVHAISGNIDAGILDGYRAGEVFATCDFSKTDYFVIGYGMNDFLSAIPMNNDSSVNQEYTYVGALRIAISTLRSNFPEAEIVLCSPNYAQFWGKDGSYLGDGNMVNNGGGTLVSYYRVCGNVSADENTLFLDTYNGIGLDAYTADEYLEDGIHLSEKGRRKYADKLSKIILEFEATRNN, encoded by the coding sequence ATGAAAAAGTATATTGCGATAGTTTGTTCGTTCTTGATATTCGCGCTGTTAGCGATGGGCTGCGCAGGTGCAGCGAATTCGTCTAAGGATGCAGTCGTGGCACAGGAGATACCGAGGGCTACGGAAGAAATGCAGAAAGAAAATGAAATGGCACAGGAGGAATTGCCTATCGAGGAAAATGAGGTGGTGGTTCCGCCGGAGGAATTGAGCGAGCCTGAAATAGAAGAACAGCCTATCACCGAGGAAGTACCAGAGAATACCGATGAGAATCGGCTGCAGATTGTATTTTTGGGTGACAGCATTTTAGATGGATATCGCAACGAATCGGGAATTGCTTACCTGACTGGGCAGATTTGCGACGCGGACGTATATAACTTAGCAATGGGCGGAACGACGGCAGCGTTATCGACTTATGAAAGTGCCATATATGAAGAGTGGACCTCCCGTTCATTGCAGGGGGTCGTGCATGCGATCAGCGGTAATATCGATGCAGGGATTTTGGATGGGTATCGGGCAGGAGAAGTGTTCGCCACCTGTGATTTCAGCAAGACAGATTACTTCGTGATCGGATATGGTATGAATGATTTTCTCAGCGCTATTCCTATGAACAATGATTCCAGTGTAAATCAGGAATATACGTATGTAGGTGCGCTAAGAATTGCGATCAGTACTCTTCGCAGTAATTTTCCTGAAGCGGAAATCGTATTGTGCTCCCCTAACTATGCGCAATTCTGGGGTAAGGACGGTTCTTATCTGGGCGATGGTAATATGGTAAATAATGGTGGAGGCACGTTGGTATCTTATTATCGCGTTTGCGGCAATGTTTCAGCCGACGAGAACACCTTATTTCTGGATACCTATAATGGAATTGGTTTAGATGCCTATACGGCGGATGAATATTTAGAAGACGGTATTCACTTGTCGGAAAAAGGAAGAAGGAAATATGCAGATAAGCTTTCCAAGATTATTCTTGAATTCGAGGCCACAAGAAATAATTAA
- a CDS encoding FAD-dependent oxidoreductase — MSEKYDKIIIGAGLYGLYAARYSSNKGERVLVLEYDNAPFARATYINQARVHMGYHYPRSLTTAIKSAGYFRRFEEDFGFCIHDRFQQVYATSDRFSWTNAAQFMEFCKAADIRCDEVAVSRYFKPGMCDGAFLTEEYTYDAQVLKRYYEERLEGNPLVTIQYGVRIEKIIKRESLFEIFLSDGSLLEAPFVLNSTYASVNQIIDKVEGIEKEFFKIKYELCELILCKPSQALEEIGITVMDGPFFSIMPFGKTGLHSLTSVTFTPHVTSHNIMPAFQCQEGMDCSERNLGNCNDCPHKPESAWTYMSHLADKYMKEEYAYSYVESLYSMKPILKSSEVDDSRPTSIRVLSEHPTFISVLSGKINTVYDLDEYL; from the coding sequence ATGTCTGAGAAATACGACAAGATTATTATAGGAGCCGGATTGTATGGCCTGTATGCTGCCAGATACAGCAGCAACAAGGGGGAACGGGTTCTTGTGCTGGAATACGATAATGCGCCCTTTGCAAGAGCGACCTATATTAATCAGGCAAGGGTACATATGGGGTATCATTATCCGAGAAGTTTGACGACAGCGATTAAGTCAGCCGGATATTTCAGGCGTTTTGAAGAGGATTTTGGTTTTTGTATCCATGATAGATTTCAGCAAGTGTATGCCACTTCAGACCGTTTTTCCTGGACGAATGCAGCTCAGTTTATGGAATTTTGTAAGGCGGCGGATATTCGTTGTGATGAAGTAGCGGTTTCCCGGTATTTTAAGCCGGGTATGTGCGATGGCGCTTTTCTGACAGAGGAATATACTTATGATGCTCAGGTTCTGAAGCGATACTATGAGGAAAGGCTGGAAGGGAATCCTCTTGTTACGATACAATACGGAGTTAGAATAGAAAAGATAATAAAAAGGGAAAGCCTGTTTGAGATATTCCTGTCGGATGGAAGTCTTTTAGAGGCTCCCTTTGTTTTGAATTCTACCTATGCTTCCGTCAATCAGATAATTGATAAAGTGGAGGGGATAGAGAAGGAGTTCTTCAAGATTAAATATGAACTATGTGAGCTTATTTTGTGCAAGCCTTCTCAGGCGTTGGAAGAAATAGGGATTACAGTGATGGATGGTCCCTTCTTCTCCATTATGCCCTTTGGAAAAACAGGGCTTCATTCCCTTACTTCAGTAACCTTTACACCACATGTGACTTCCCATAATATCATGCCCGCTTTCCAATGTCAGGAAGGAATGGACTGCAGCGAAAGAAATCTTGGGAATTGCAATGACTGCCCTCATAAGCCGGAATCGGCCTGGACCTACATGTCACATCTGGCGGACAAGTATATGAAGGAAGAGTATGCTTATTCCTATGTGGAATCCCTATATTCTATGAAGCCAATATTGAAATCCTCTGAGGTAGACGATTCAAGGCCTACATCAATTCGGGTCTTAAGTGAGCATCCAACTTTCATCAGTGTACTGTCCGGTAAAATTAATACGGTTTATGATTTGGATGAATATTTGTAA
- a CDS encoding D-alanyl-lipoteichoic acid biosynthesis protein DltD: MKFIIVGSISLLLLFFLNSRYQKVMEDPYADTHKFDFMDSIYNNIQIANVGSSHGEYAFYYEGLTKQDGYECFNLAMASQTYNYDLAILSMYRDHFADDSLLFIPISYFSFNNEVVNEAERQSLSAKYYTFLSPKYVPGYDPYVDLVTHILPILSAGEDIVKIIPSFSLKVLAAEGTIPSPEEFYEKAQRRYERHIQNKEEYFMPERIENLYGILDFCADNNITPVLITTPYTSLYSDMVSEEFKAQFYDTIAKISEETGTSYYDYSKDERFCENLEYFSDADHLNTEGSIVFMDIIKEEIPEYREFLQNNAPIHNGDPNWEPPF; the protein is encoded by the coding sequence ATGAAATTTATTATTGTAGGAAGTATTTCTCTTCTTCTTTTATTTTTTCTGAATTCCCGCTATCAGAAGGTGATGGAAGACCCCTACGCAGATACCCATAAATTCGACTTTATGGATTCCATCTATAACAATATTCAAATTGCCAATGTTGGAAGTTCTCATGGAGAATATGCTTTTTATTATGAGGGACTAACGAAGCAAGATGGTTATGAATGCTTTAATTTGGCTATGGCAAGCCAGACTTACAATTATGATCTGGCTATCCTCTCTATGTATCGCGACCATTTCGCCGATGACAGCCTCCTATTTATTCCCATCTCTTATTTTTCCTTCAACAATGAAGTAGTAAATGAGGCAGAACGGCAATCCTTAAGTGCGAAATATTACACCTTCCTTTCTCCGAAATATGTCCCCGGATACGATCCCTATGTGGATTTGGTAACCCATATTCTTCCCATTCTATCGGCAGGAGAGGACATTGTGAAAATAATTCCGTCTTTCTCATTAAAAGTATTAGCAGCAGAAGGCACCATCCCTTCTCCTGAAGAATTCTATGAAAAAGCGCAAAGGCGTTATGAGAGACATATACAAAATAAAGAGGAGTATTTTATGCCGGAGCGCATCGAGAATCTTTATGGGATTCTGGACTTCTGTGCGGACAACAATATCACGCCTGTCTTAATTACTACGCCATATACTTCCCTTTATAGCGACATGGTTTCCGAAGAATTTAAGGCTCAGTTTTACGATACCATCGCTAAGATTTCAGAAGAAACAGGCACCTCCTATTACGATTATTCGAAGGATGAACGCTTCTGCGAGAATTTGGAATATTTCTCCGATGCAGACCATCTGAATACAGAAGGTTCCATTGTATTTATGGATATAATAAAAGAAGAAATCCCCGAATACCGGGAATTCCTTCAAAACAATGCACCTATTCACAATGGAGATCCTAATTGGGAACCGCCATTTTAG
- a CDS encoding DUF6311 domain-containing protein, translating into MKEKIDGIKKSILTYKTIWICALSGALIFLWIYGVHILNPTYTDWLLTSEDGDLTQHYLGWKFFRHAPWRFPLGLIDTIAYPNATSIIFTDSIPLFALFFKVLRFLLPTEFQYFGWFGLLCFMLQGGFGALLVKKYVKSDLLTFIGGIFFVLSPVFIDRMYWMTSLAAHFLCLMALLFLVYYEEVFRKTKYAVIGWGILGALCGSIHIYFLPMCGVVLLGFLLVDAVKGEKGMKVFLPLLSFVGAAATAIFLLGGFGSGMKAGNDGVGYYSFNLNGFYNPHGWSDYIKDMPYTDSQYEGFGYLGLGVLLLLIVAVPAWLGNIRWSKLSLPEWGRKHIKEISYVFIIVVTLIISASNIVMYSDKVLCEVPLPGMIYRLWSVFRATGRLIWPMVYLLVLGAICMDAEVIGRRVKGMLLAFCLLLQFTDIKGALVQKNQIYDRKENYQTLLPSEEWGRIARETQVRHICFVSDMVSNRKLLFSFGDYASDYGLTLSNFYFARSLGDKEIVARDRALEALSPDTAFVFFKNESQKCLDYSMNYYEIDGLLVGCSAPFSDLNPLTEEELTTYRYDLAAGQFMNNGEIVDGKWQIHPYGNTYGPYLSAQPGRYKVTVTGSGFSAVDIKCYYHGGDVNLEPLNAVIEESRVVYEVELAEYASGLEFALWNIGGGDMIISDIIIEKQ; encoded by the coding sequence ATGAAAGAAAAAATAGATGGTATTAAAAAAAGTATTTTAACATATAAGACCATTTGGATTTGTGCCTTATCTGGAGCACTTATCTTCCTTTGGATCTATGGAGTACATATATTAAATCCGACCTATACGGATTGGCTTTTGACGAGCGAAGACGGGGATTTAACACAGCATTATCTGGGCTGGAAGTTTTTCAGGCATGCGCCGTGGCGTTTTCCCCTCGGTTTAATAGATACGATAGCTTATCCGAATGCGACTTCCATAATTTTTACGGATTCTATTCCATTATTTGCACTGTTTTTTAAGGTTCTTCGCTTTTTACTTCCAACTGAATTCCAATATTTCGGATGGTTCGGATTGCTGTGCTTTATGCTGCAAGGAGGGTTTGGAGCGCTTCTTGTGAAGAAATATGTAAAGAGTGATCTTTTGACATTTATTGGCGGAATCTTTTTCGTGTTAAGTCCTGTATTTATCGACAGGATGTATTGGATGACTTCTTTGGCCGCCCACTTTCTTTGCCTAATGGCGCTTTTGTTTCTCGTATATTATGAAGAAGTGTTTAGGAAGACGAAATATGCAGTGATTGGCTGGGGGATTCTCGGCGCTTTATGCGGCAGTATTCATATTTATTTTCTTCCCATGTGCGGTGTTGTTCTGCTCGGCTTCTTATTAGTGGACGCAGTTAAAGGGGAAAAAGGGATGAAGGTATTCCTACCCCTTCTTTCTTTTGTCGGTGCGGCGGCAACGGCTATTTTCCTCCTAGGTGGTTTTGGTTCCGGGATGAAGGCTGGAAACGATGGCGTTGGTTATTATAGTTTTAATCTAAATGGATTCTATAATCCCCATGGATGGTCGGACTATATTAAGGATATGCCGTATACAGATAGCCAATATGAAGGCTTTGGTTATTTGGGGCTGGGGGTTTTGCTGCTGCTTATAGTAGCGGTTCCAGCTTGGTTGGGAAATATTCGTTGGAGTAAGCTATCGCTGCCTGAGTGGGGAAGGAAACATATTAAGGAGATTTCCTATGTATTTATTATTGTCGTCACCCTTATTATATCAGCTTCCAATATCGTAATGTATAGCGATAAGGTCTTATGTGAGGTGCCGTTGCCGGGAATGATTTATAGGCTCTGGAGTGTGTTTCGTGCCACAGGGCGTCTCATTTGGCCGATGGTCTATCTTCTCGTGTTGGGTGCCATCTGTATGGATGCAGAAGTAATAGGCAGGCGCGTGAAAGGAATGCTGTTAGCTTTTTGTCTTTTGTTACAGTTTACCGATATTAAGGGAGCGCTTGTACAGAAGAATCAGATATATGATCGTAAGGAGAACTATCAGACACTGCTTCCATCAGAAGAATGGGGAAGAATTGCCAGGGAGACGCAGGTCCGTCATATTTGTTTCGTATCGGATATGGTAAGTAATAGAAAGTTATTATTTTCTTTCGGAGACTATGCCTCTGATTATGGGCTGACTTTGAGCAATTTTTACTTTGCACGTTCTTTGGGAGACAAGGAAATTGTAGCGAGAGATAGGGCGTTAGAGGCACTGTCGCCGGATACGGCTTTCGTCTTTTTTAAGAATGAGTCACAGAAATGTCTGGATTATTCGATGAACTATTATGAGATAGACGGATTGCTTGTAGGCTGCAGTGCACCTTTTAGTGATTTGAATCCACTCACGGAGGAGGAACTTACTACATATCGTTATGATCTTGCAGCCGGGCAGTTCATGAATAATGGAGAGATAGTGGATGGAAAGTGGCAAATCCATCCTTATGGAAATACATACGGCCCTTATCTGAGTGCGCAGCCGGGCCGGTATAAGGTGACAGTGACCGGAAGTGGTTTCAGTGCTGTAGATATTAAATGTTACTATCATGGAGGTGATGTTAATCTAGAGCCGCTAAACGCAGTCATAGAAGAAAGCCGGGTAGTGTATGAGGTGGAGCTTGCAGAATATGCTTCGGGTTTGGAATTTGCTCTATGGAATATCGGCGGCGGTGATATGATAATTTCCGACATTATTATTGAGAAGCAGTAA
- a CDS encoding MBOAT family O-acyltransferase, which yields MLFNSISFAIFLPIVFLLYWICPVKYRYLFLLAASYYFYMSLDVKYIFLLLFTTVLSYGLARFFHFAQNPAAKRFGLCSGIILLIGVLFLFKYLDFFFQTINLLTQNFAISIQAPTLKFMLPVGISFYTFQTLGYLIDVYKGKYPAEKHFGYYSLFVSFFPQLLSGPIGRGDSLIPQFKEEKVFHPDKASYGLKLMAVGYFKKLVVANLLISNVDSVYDNVNSYIGLVYIIVTLMFAIQIYCDFSGYTDIAIGTAMLFGIELTQNFKSPYYSRNIKEFWSRWHISLSTWFRDYLYIPLGGNRVGRFRHALNLMITFLISGLWHGAGLNYLIWGGLHGFYQIFTPKRTKATKGFFSFLSIIFTFFLVCFAWVFFRANSLEDAWRMISLSFHQIGNPTEYLKTAVICLDMSYTHMIYLCIPVILLALYDYASLKVDVIAYLSSQKIWVRYPVYILFLLFILLFSEKGVSTEFYYFQF from the coding sequence ATGTTATTTAATTCCATAAGCTTTGCTATTTTTTTACCTATCGTTTTTTTATTATATTGGATATGCCCGGTCAAGTACCGCTATCTTTTTTTGCTGGCGGCCAGCTATTATTTCTACATGAGCCTGGATGTAAAATATATTTTCCTTTTATTATTTACCACTGTACTTTCTTATGGACTGGCCAGATTCTTTCACTTTGCTCAAAATCCGGCCGCTAAGCGATTCGGACTTTGCTCAGGTATTATTTTGTTGATCGGTGTCCTTTTTCTATTTAAATATCTCGATTTTTTCTTCCAAACCATTAATCTTCTCACACAGAACTTTGCCATTTCGATACAGGCTCCTACCTTAAAGTTTATGCTGCCCGTGGGAATTTCATTCTATACATTCCAGACTCTCGGCTATCTTATTGACGTCTATAAAGGAAAATATCCGGCAGAAAAGCATTTCGGTTACTACAGCCTGTTCGTTTCCTTTTTTCCTCAGTTGCTATCCGGCCCTATCGGTAGGGGGGATTCTCTAATTCCTCAGTTCAAGGAAGAGAAAGTCTTTCATCCGGATAAGGCCTCTTATGGCTTGAAGCTTATGGCGGTGGGCTATTTTAAGAAGTTGGTCGTTGCCAACCTGCTCATTTCCAACGTGGATTCCGTCTATGATAATGTAAACAGTTATATAGGCCTGGTTTATATTATCGTGACCTTGATGTTCGCCATTCAGATTTACTGCGACTTTTCCGGTTATACGGATATCGCCATAGGGACTGCCATGTTATTTGGTATTGAACTTACACAGAATTTCAAAAGTCCTTATTATTCGCGCAACATAAAAGAATTCTGGAGCCGTTGGCATATCTCTCTTTCCACTTGGTTCAGGGACTACTTATATATCCCTCTTGGCGGCAATAGAGTCGGTCGTTTTCGTCATGCGCTTAATCTAATGATTACCTTCCTCATTAGCGGTCTCTGGCATGGTGCCGGACTGAATTACCTTATTTGGGGCGGACTTCATGGATTTTACCAGATTTTCACCCCCAAGAGAACTAAGGCAACTAAGGGATTTTTTAGCTTTCTATCAATCATCTTCACCTTCTTTCTCGTATGTTTTGCCTGGGTTTTCTTCCGGGCGAACAGCTTAGAGGATGCGTGGCGGATGATCAGTTTAAGCTTCCATCAAATAGGCAACCCCACCGAATATTTAAAGACTGCCGTCATCTGCCTGGATATGAGCTATACGCATATGATTTATCTCTGTATTCCTGTAATTTTACTCGCTCTTTACGACTACGCTTCTTTGAAGGTGGATGTCATCGCTTATCTATCCTCACAGAAAATCTGGGTGCGCTATCCGGTCTATATTTTATTTTTATTATTTATCCTATTATTTTCAGAGAAAGGGGTATCGACTGAATTTTATTACTTTCAGTTCTGA